A DNA window from Camelina sativa cultivar DH55 chromosome 17, Cs, whole genome shotgun sequence contains the following coding sequences:
- the LOC104757771 gene encoding protein EPIDERMAL PATTERNING FACTOR 2 isoform X2 produces the protein MAKKFLRTLMFCVVLVFAACSLIVNSIRTPPLKITVNGGDKKNADIEQAQTHHKEISKKGGVEMEMYPTGSSLPDCSYACGACSPCKRVMISFQCSVAESCSVIYRCTCRGRYYHVPSRA, from the exons atggCAAAGAAGTTTCTCCGCACGTTAATGTTTTGCGTCGTCCTAGTCTTCGCAGCGTGTTCTTTGATCGTTAACTCCATTCGCACGCCGCCACTAA AAATTACGGTCAATGGCGGAGATAAGAAAAACGCCGATATAGAGCAAGCTCAAACTCACCACAAG GAAATAAGCAAAAAAGGAGGGGTAGAAATGGAAATGTACCCAACAGGATCAAGCTTACCGGATTGTTCATACGCGTGTGGTGCATGCTCGCCGTGTAAACGTGTGATGATTAGTTTCCAATGCTCCGTCGCCGAATCGTGTAGCGTCATCTACAGATGCACGTGCCGAGGAAGATACTATCACGTGCCTTCTAGAGCTTAA
- the LOC104757771 gene encoding protein EPIDERMAL PATTERNING FACTOR 2 isoform X1, translated as MAKKFLRTLMFCVVLVFAACSLIVNSIRTPPLKITVNGGDKKNADIEQAQTHHKKEISKKGGVEMEMYPTGSSLPDCSYACGACSPCKRVMISFQCSVAESCSVIYRCTCRGRYYHVPSRA; from the exons atggCAAAGAAGTTTCTCCGCACGTTAATGTTTTGCGTCGTCCTAGTCTTCGCAGCGTGTTCTTTGATCGTTAACTCCATTCGCACGCCGCCACTAA AAATTACGGTCAATGGCGGAGATAAGAAAAACGCCGATATAGAGCAAGCTCAAACTCACCACAAG AAGGAAATAAGCAAAAAAGGAGGGGTAGAAATGGAAATGTACCCAACAGGATCAAGCTTACCGGATTGTTCATACGCGTGTGGTGCATGCTCGCCGTGTAAACGTGTGATGATTAGTTTCCAATGCTCCGTCGCCGAATCGTGTAGCGTCATCTACAGATGCACGTGCCGAGGAAGATACTATCACGTGCCTTCTAGAGCTTAA